Proteins from one Rhizobium sp. CB3090 genomic window:
- a CDS encoding FadR/GntR family transcriptional regulator has protein sequence MSDQFKVMTKAMLTPLPSIDRTQQVIDALSDFIESSKLQAGDRLPTERELMVALSVGRSTIREVVTHFQALGVVETRKGSGTYLLKPISKATIHMPLSLDTAHLRDALLQTLEVRRGIECEAGMVAAKRRTSKDIAIIEEKLDEMERVHIAKGTSGPEDLAFHLAVYDATHNPLFRQLLEQMRETFERFWSHPFDRQDFARRSFPFHRTLFNAIVARDPEAARAETLKILDVVEEDIKEMSK, from the coding sequence ATGTCAGACCAATTTAAGGTCATGACGAAGGCAATGCTCACCCCTCTCCCATCGATCGACCGGACGCAGCAAGTCATCGACGCGCTGTCCGACTTCATCGAGTCTTCGAAGCTCCAGGCAGGCGACCGGCTGCCGACCGAGCGCGAATTGATGGTGGCCCTCTCTGTTGGGCGCTCGACGATCCGGGAGGTCGTCACGCATTTTCAAGCTCTGGGTGTCGTGGAAACCCGCAAGGGCAGCGGCACCTATCTGCTGAAGCCCATTTCCAAAGCGACCATTCATATGCCCTTGTCGCTCGATACGGCGCATCTGCGCGATGCGCTGCTGCAGACCCTGGAGGTGCGCCGTGGCATCGAATGCGAGGCCGGAATGGTTGCCGCCAAGAGGCGCACGAGCAAAGATATCGCGATCATCGAGGAGAAGCTCGACGAGATGGAGCGCGTCCATATCGCAAAGGGCACCTCCGGCCCGGAAGATCTGGCGTTTCACCTCGCCGTCTATGACGCCACCCACAATCCGCTGTTCAGGCAGCTCCTCGAACAGATGCGCGAAACCTTTGAACGGTTCTGGAGCCACCCCTTCGACCGGCAGGATTTTGCCCGCCGGTCCTTCCCATTTCACCGCACGCTGTTCAACGCGATCGTCGCCCGGGATCCTGAGGCGGCGCGCGCCGAAACATTGAAAATTCTCGACGTCGTCGAGGAAGACATCAAGGAAATGTCCAAATGA
- a CDS encoding efflux RND transporter permease subunit — protein MNFSAFSIRNPVPAILLFVMLAVGGLLAFKHLSVQNFPDMDLPTISVTATLDGAAPTQLETEVARTIEDSLAALSYLDHITTTIADGTVSIKVSFKLEKDSEVALNEVRNAVDSVKADLPSQMESPSVTKVTVQSSALVTYAIRSTSLNETELSWFVDNDLTKALLSVQGVGQVNRIGGVDREIHVDLDPKTMASLGVTAATVSSQLKAVQADTSGGLGEVGGTRQTLRTLGALPSVEALKGLRIPLANGQQARLDEIASVQDSFAERSSIAYLDGKPVIAVEIKRSNGFSDSGVASDVGTAIKQFAAKHPNVQIDEAYSTIGPIIDNYDGSMHMLYEGAVLAVVVVWLFLRDWRATILSAVALPLSVIPTFLVVYLAGFSLNIVTLLALSLVVGILVDDAIVEIENIARHLTMGKRPMDAAMEAANEIGLAVIATTFTLVAVFLPTAFMSGIPGLVFRQFGITASVAVLASLVVARLLTPMMAAYFMKAHPSKDKDGRIMRAYMAIAKAALSHRKTTIAATAVVVALSLATIPLLKSGFLPASDDARTQVTLTMQPGATIEQTDAKTRKAADLIGKLRDVTHVFSSVGSTSSGGGPDSTTTSNVGSATIVAVLTPIADRDRQQSEIENDIRQALSVLPGVRVEVGSGGNGTKLEITLASDDAGALDSASTALEEQLRTLQGIGAVTSTATRQAPEIQITPDFARAAALGVTSNAIASAVRVATNGEYSSDLPKLNLPQRQVPIVVRFSPETRTSLDDIKTMRVAGTNGNVDLGSIADIHIGGSPSEIDRIDRMRNVTVSVELNGRILGDVNREARALPALQHLPPGVTLVEQGELQRSSELFQSFALAMAIGVFCIYAVLVLLFHDFLQPLTLLMALPLSLGGALVPLVVTDTSFSMPAVIGLLMLMGVVTKNSILLIEYAIMSRRQGMSRFDALVDACHKRARPIVMTTIAMASGMFPAALSLMGGDSSFRQPMAIVVIGGVMMSTVLSLIVIPVIFTFVDDLEQMLKRLLRQLGLSHDSVDDQTPHASNDHEAVAFKPLHSTKGQGHR, from the coding sequence ATGAACTTCTCCGCTTTCTCGATCCGTAACCCAGTTCCTGCGATCCTGCTGTTTGTCATGCTTGCTGTCGGCGGGTTGTTGGCCTTCAAGCATCTGTCGGTCCAGAATTTCCCCGATATGGACCTTCCGACCATCAGCGTCACCGCCACCCTCGACGGCGCCGCGCCGACACAGCTCGAGACCGAGGTAGCTCGCACCATCGAGGATAGTCTCGCGGCCCTCAGCTATCTCGATCATATCACCACCACGATCGCTGACGGTACCGTCTCGATCAAGGTTTCCTTCAAGCTGGAGAAAGACAGCGAAGTGGCCCTCAATGAGGTCCGTAATGCCGTCGACAGCGTCAAGGCCGATCTGCCCTCGCAGATGGAATCTCCGAGCGTCACCAAGGTCACGGTGCAAAGCTCGGCGCTTGTCACCTATGCTATTCGCTCGACCTCTCTTAACGAAACCGAGCTCTCCTGGTTTGTAGACAATGATCTGACCAAGGCGCTGCTGTCGGTGCAGGGCGTCGGGCAGGTCAACCGCATCGGCGGCGTCGACCGTGAAATTCATGTCGATCTCGACCCGAAGACCATGGCGTCGCTCGGCGTCACCGCCGCCACCGTATCGTCGCAGCTCAAGGCCGTGCAGGCCGATACGTCGGGCGGCCTTGGCGAAGTCGGCGGCACCCGCCAGACCTTGCGCACGCTGGGCGCTCTGCCATCGGTCGAAGCGCTGAAGGGGTTGCGGATCCCCCTGGCAAACGGCCAGCAGGCCCGCCTTGATGAGATCGCCTCGGTCCAGGACAGCTTCGCGGAGCGTTCCTCGATCGCCTATCTCGACGGCAAGCCGGTGATCGCGGTCGAGATCAAGCGTTCGAACGGCTTTTCGGACAGCGGTGTGGCATCCGACGTCGGAACGGCAATCAAACAATTCGCGGCCAAGCATCCCAATGTGCAGATCGATGAGGCCTACAGCACGATCGGGCCGATCATCGATAATTATGACGGCTCGATGCACATGCTCTACGAAGGGGCGGTCCTGGCGGTCGTGGTCGTCTGGCTCTTCCTGCGGGACTGGCGCGCGACGATCCTGTCGGCGGTGGCGCTGCCTCTGTCGGTCATACCCACCTTCCTCGTCGTGTATCTCGCCGGCTTCAGCCTGAACATCGTCACGCTACTTGCGCTGTCGCTGGTGGTCGGTATCCTCGTCGACGACGCCATCGTCGAGATCGAGAACATCGCCCGCCACCTGACGATGGGCAAGCGCCCGATGGATGCCGCGATGGAAGCGGCCAACGAGATCGGGCTTGCCGTTATCGCGACCACCTTCACGCTGGTCGCCGTCTTCCTGCCCACGGCCTTCATGAGCGGCATTCCAGGCCTCGTGTTTCGCCAGTTCGGCATAACCGCCTCTGTCGCGGTCCTTGCCTCGCTCGTGGTGGCGCGTCTGCTGACGCCCATGATGGCCGCCTATTTCATGAAGGCCCATCCGTCCAAGGATAAGGACGGCCGGATCATGCGTGCCTATATGGCGATCGCCAAGGCGGCGCTCAGCCACAGGAAGACTACGATTGCCGCAACAGCCGTCGTCGTGGCGCTTTCGCTCGCCACCATCCCCTTGCTGAAATCAGGCTTCCTGCCGGCTTCGGACGATGCGCGCACCCAGGTCACGCTCACCATGCAGCCCGGCGCCACTATCGAGCAGACGGACGCGAAGACCCGGAAGGCTGCGGATCTCATCGGCAAGCTGCGCGACGTGACGCATGTCTTCTCCTCGGTGGGTTCGACCTCCTCAGGGGGCGGGCCAGACAGCACCACCACGAGCAATGTCGGATCGGCTACGATCGTGGCTGTCCTGACCCCGATCGCCGATCGAGACCGTCAGCAGTCGGAAATCGAAAATGACATTCGGCAGGCGCTTTCCGTCCTTCCCGGTGTGCGCGTGGAGGTCGGTAGCGGCGGTAACGGCACCAAGCTCGAGATCACGCTTGCCAGTGACGACGCTGGTGCACTGGATAGTGCCAGCACGGCGCTGGAGGAGCAGCTTCGCACGCTGCAGGGCATCGGCGCGGTGACATCGACGGCGACGAGGCAGGCGCCGGAAATCCAGATCACGCCTGACTTTGCGCGCGCCGCAGCACTCGGGGTAACGTCGAATGCCATCGCCAGTGCCGTGCGCGTGGCGACGAATGGCGAATATTCTTCCGACCTGCCGAAGCTCAACCTGCCACAGCGCCAGGTCCCGATCGTCGTCCGCTTCTCGCCGGAGACCCGCACCAGCCTGGACGATATCAAGACCATGCGGGTGGCCGGTACCAATGGCAATGTCGATCTCGGATCGATCGCCGATATCCACATCGGCGGCAGCCCTTCGGAGATCGACCGCATCGACCGGATGCGCAATGTCACGGTCTCCGTCGAACTGAACGGCCGAATTCTGGGTGACGTCAACCGCGAGGCCCGCGCGCTGCCAGCGTTGCAGCATCTGCCGCCGGGCGTCACCCTTGTAGAACAGGGCGAATTGCAGCGCAGCTCCGAGCTTTTCCAGAGCTTCGCGCTTGCGATGGCGATCGGCGTCTTCTGCATCTATGCGGTGCTCGTCCTGCTCTTCCATGATTTCCTGCAGCCGCTCACCCTGCTGATGGCCCTGCCGCTTTCGCTTGGTGGCGCGCTGGTGCCGCTCGTCGTGACCGACACCAGCTTCTCCATGCCGGCGGTCATTGGGCTGCTCATGCTGATGGGCGTGGTGACGAAGAACTCAATCCTGCTGATCGAATATGCGATCATGTCGCGCCGGCAGGGCATGTCGCGGTTCGATGCCCTTGTCGATGCCTGTCACAAGCGGGCGCGGCCGATCGTCATGACCACCATAGCCATGGCCTCGGGCATGTTCCCGGCTGCGCTCAGCCTGATGGGTGGGGATTCAAGCTTCCGCCAGCCGATGGCCATCGTGGTGATCGGCGGCGTTATGATGTCGACTGTGCTCAGCCTCATCGTCATCCCGGTCATCTTCACCTTCGTCGACGATCTGGAACAGATGCTCAAGCGGCTCCTGCGTCAACTCGGGCTGAGCCACGACAGTGTCGACGACCAGACGCCGCATGCATCCAATGACCATGAAGCGGTCGCTTTCAAACCACTCCATTCGACAAAGGGGCAGGGTCATCGATGA
- a CDS encoding zinc-binding dehydrogenase: protein MLSRRYKLAFATIGIKHLSAIADLASEGVLRPTVGLVVPFAQALSAITAAETGLRVLGKVVLQRDIVEERGQPM from the coding sequence ATGCTTTCCAGACGCTACAAGCTTGCCTTCGCGACCATCGGAATCAAACACTTGTCGGCGATCGCAGACCTCGCGAGCGAAGGTGTGTTGCGACCAACCGTTGGCCTCGTGGTCCCCTTTGCCCAAGCCTTGTCCGCCATCACCGCGGCTGAAACTGGATTGCGAGTGCTAGGTAAAGTTGTTTTGCAAAGGGACATTGTGGAGGAACGGGGCCAACCGATGTGA
- a CDS encoding sugar ABC transporter substrate-binding protein: MKTLITAALFATMMAGTAFADTTLKLVEVITSPERTETLKSIVAKFEAANPGTKVDIISLPWNEAFQKFATMVSAGDTPDVMEMPDTWLSLYGNNGMLESLEPYLAKWDQTKELTPRALELGRDVKNTAYMLPYGFYLRAMFYNKKILKDAGIAEPPKTMDDFVKASEAISKLPGKYGYCMRGGPGGLNGWMIFAASMAGDNKYFKDDGTSTMNSPGWEKGIEWMVDLYKKGYAPKDSVNWGFNEVVAGFYSGTCAFLDQDPDALIAIAERMNKDDFGVTPLPKGPAGKSFPTIGYAGWSMFSTSQNKDLSWKLIATLEGKEGNLEWNKKIGALPAYTSAEKDPFYAGDQFKGWFEELADKNTVPTVMPTYLEEFAFFKDSLAIKTSQQALLGDISAKDLADQWADYLTKAQKKFLAKK; encoded by the coding sequence ATGAAAACACTGATCACGGCAGCACTTTTCGCCACGATGATGGCGGGCACGGCCTTTGCCGATACCACGCTGAAACTCGTCGAAGTTATTACCAGCCCGGAGCGCACCGAGACGCTGAAGTCGATCGTCGCCAAGTTCGAAGCGGCCAATCCGGGCACGAAGGTCGATATCATTTCCCTGCCCTGGAACGAGGCCTTCCAGAAGTTCGCGACCATGGTTTCGGCGGGCGATACGCCTGACGTAATGGAAATGCCCGACACCTGGCTGTCGCTCTACGGCAATAACGGCATGCTCGAAAGCCTCGAGCCCTATCTCGCGAAATGGGATCAGACGAAAGAACTGACGCCGCGGGCCCTCGAACTCGGCCGCGACGTGAAGAACACGGCCTATATGCTGCCTTACGGCTTCTATCTGCGCGCCATGTTCTACAACAAGAAAATCCTGAAGGATGCCGGCATCGCCGAGCCGCCGAAGACGATGGACGATTTCGTCAAGGCATCGGAAGCGATCTCCAAGCTGCCGGGCAAATACGGCTACTGCATGCGCGGCGGCCCCGGCGGCCTGAACGGCTGGATGATCTTTGCGGCCTCCATGGCCGGCGACAACAAGTACTTCAAGGACGACGGCACTTCGACGATGAACAGCCCCGGCTGGGAGAAGGGCATCGAATGGATGGTCGATCTCTACAAGAAGGGCTATGCGCCGAAGGATAGCGTCAACTGGGGCTTCAACGAGGTCGTCGCCGGCTTCTATTCCGGCACTTGCGCGTTCCTCGATCAGGATCCGGATGCCTTGATCGCGATCGCCGAACGCATGAACAAGGATGACTTCGGCGTCACGCCATTGCCGAAGGGGCCGGCCGGCAAGTCTTTCCCGACGATCGGTTATGCCGGCTGGTCGATGTTCTCGACGAGCCAGAACAAGGATCTCTCCTGGAAGCTGATCGCAACCCTTGAAGGCAAGGAAGGCAATCTCGAATGGAACAAGAAGATCGGCGCCCTGCCGGCCTATACCTCGGCTGAGAAGGACCCCTTCTATGCCGGCGATCAGTTCAAGGGCTGGTTCGAGGAACTGGCCGACAAGAACACGGTTCCGACCGTCATGCCGACCTATCTCGAGGAATTTGCCTTCTTCAAGGACTCGCTCGCCATCAAGACGTCGCAACAGGCGCTGCTCGGCGACATCTCAGCCAAGGATCTGGCTGATCAATGGGCCGATTATCTAACCAAGGCGCAGAAGAAATTCCTTGCCAAGAAATAA
- a CDS encoding PLP-dependent transferase — protein sequence MTDGLEPFDLASLITAHDDGNYADAVVPPIFQTSLFTFANYDEMIASYRGEKVRPIYTRGLNPTVRMFEEMLAKLEGGEDALGFASGMAAISSAILSFVEPGDRIVAVKHVYPDAFRLFGTVLKRMKVEVTYVDGRDEEAVAKALPGAKVLYLESPTSWVMEAHDVGALAALAKQHGAVSMIDNSWASPYFQRPLTLGVDLVIHSASKYLGGHSDVVAGVVAGSKAMIARLKAEAYPYLGGKLSPFDAWLLIRGLRTLPIRMRAHQAAAMTIAKRLQELDVVEQVCHPGLANRLPAGLNGTSGLFSFIFREGVDIRAFADHLKLFKLGVSWGGHESLIVPGEVVLQQKAQPNSAHTFGINPRSVRLHVGLEGTEALWRDIEEAIAAAS from the coding sequence ATGACTGACGGGCTAGAGCCGTTCGATCTCGCTTCTCTCATCACTGCCCATGATGACGGCAATTACGCAGATGCCGTGGTGCCGCCGATTTTTCAGACATCGCTTTTCACCTTTGCCAATTACGACGAGATGATCGCCTCCTATCGTGGCGAGAAGGTGCGGCCGATCTATACACGCGGCCTCAATCCGACCGTGCGTATGTTCGAGGAGATGCTGGCGAAGCTCGAAGGCGGCGAGGATGCGCTCGGCTTTGCCAGCGGCATGGCAGCAATCTCTTCGGCCATATTGAGCTTCGTCGAGCCCGGCGATCGGATCGTTGCGGTCAAGCATGTCTATCCGGATGCCTTCCGCCTCTTCGGCACGGTGCTGAAACGCATGAAGGTCGAGGTGACCTATGTGGATGGCCGCGACGAGGAAGCCGTCGCCAAGGCGCTTCCCGGCGCAAAGGTCCTTTATCTGGAAAGCCCGACGAGCTGGGTAATGGAAGCCCATGACGTCGGGGCGCTCGCCGCCCTCGCCAAGCAGCATGGAGCCGTTTCCATGATCGACAACAGTTGGGCCAGTCCCTATTTCCAGCGGCCGCTGACGCTCGGCGTCGATCTCGTCATCCATTCCGCCTCCAAATATCTGGGCGGTCACAGCGATGTCGTCGCCGGCGTGGTTGCCGGCTCGAAAGCGATGATTGCGCGGCTGAAAGCCGAGGCATATCCTTATCTCGGCGGCAAGCTTTCGCCTTTCGACGCCTGGCTTTTGATCCGCGGCCTGCGCACTCTGCCGATCCGCATGAGGGCGCATCAGGCAGCCGCGATGACGATCGCCAAGCGGCTGCAGGAGCTCGATGTCGTCGAGCAGGTCTGCCATCCGGGCCTTGCCAACCGTTTGCCCGCCGGGCTCAACGGCACCTCGGGCCTGTTTTCATTCATTTTCCGCGAGGGCGTCGACATCCGCGCCTTCGCCGATCACCTCAAGCTCTTCAAACTGGGTGTGAGCTGGGGTGGGCACGAAAGCCTGATCGTACCGGGCGAGGTCGTGCTGCAGCAGAAGGCACAGCCGAATTCCGCGCATACCTTTGGTATCAACCCGCGGTCCGTACGTCTCCATGTCGGTCTCGAAGGAACCGAGGCGCTGTGGAGAGATATCGAGGAGGCGATCGCCGCCGCCTCATAA
- a CDS encoding PepSY domain-containing protein codes for MSAFTAAEPAATTSHNISLYRAIWRWHFFAGLLVIPFMLNLAITGSLYLFKDQIADTFYAHRNIVADAGAMLMPQQIVDAAVAAIPGSKPASYREAPSGNRSAVVTVSKDGQSSIVYVNPHSGEVLGSVGSKQEFSWVVKRIHSLQYFGEWTNRIVEIVGGFALMLVVTGIYLWWPRQQTGGVLSVRGTPSRRVFWRDLHAVTGAIAGIVIFFLAFSGMPWSGYWGANVNAWLTAHDLGTPAALWDNVPKSTKVTQDIVNPAGWIVENAPVPLSDIAASRAAKPIDLNKAAEIMHGLGMAPGSDLAIPANETGVYTASHYGGDLGEERTVHIDQYSGKPLVDLSFDQYPALGQAIEWGINVHQGQEWGLLNQLLMLITCLAIVLSCVTAIVMWWKRRPTGRLGVPPMPPQKSVYIGLWLIVIIFGAAFPLTGLAVLVMLFFDQIVVRFVPPLRRFFS; via the coding sequence ATGTCTGCTTTCACCGCCGCAGAACCCGCGGCAACAACCTCCCACAATATATCGCTCTACCGCGCGATCTGGCGCTGGCACTTCTTCGCCGGCCTGCTGGTCATCCCCTTCATGCTCAATCTGGCGATCACCGGATCGCTCTATCTATTCAAAGATCAGATCGCCGATACCTTCTACGCCCACCGCAATATCGTCGCGGACGCGGGGGCGATGCTGATGCCGCAGCAGATCGTCGATGCGGCAGTTGCCGCGATCCCAGGCTCCAAGCCAGCTTCCTATCGCGAAGCGCCATCAGGCAATCGCTCCGCAGTGGTCACGGTATCGAAAGACGGACAGTCGAGCATCGTCTACGTCAATCCGCATAGCGGCGAGGTGCTCGGTTCGGTCGGCTCGAAGCAGGAATTCAGTTGGGTCGTCAAACGCATCCACAGCCTGCAGTATTTTGGAGAATGGACCAACCGCATCGTTGAGATCGTCGGCGGCTTCGCGCTTATGCTCGTCGTCACCGGTATTTACCTCTGGTGGCCGCGCCAGCAGACCGGCGGCGTCCTCAGCGTCCGCGGCACACCTTCGCGTCGTGTCTTCTGGCGGGATCTGCACGCCGTCACGGGCGCCATCGCCGGGATCGTCATCTTCTTCCTCGCCTTCAGCGGCATGCCCTGGTCTGGCTATTGGGGCGCCAATGTCAATGCCTGGCTGACGGCCCATGATCTCGGCACGCCGGCCGCGCTTTGGGACAATGTGCCGAAGTCAACGAAGGTGACGCAGGATATCGTCAACCCGGCCGGCTGGATTGTCGAGAACGCGCCCGTTCCCCTGTCCGACATCGCCGCCTCGCGAGCCGCAAAGCCTATCGATCTGAACAAGGCTGCCGAGATCATGCATGGGCTGGGCATGGCACCGGGATCCGATCTCGCGATCCCTGCCAATGAGACAGGCGTCTATACTGCCAGCCACTACGGAGGCGATCTCGGCGAGGAGCGCACCGTCCACATAGACCAATATTCCGGCAAGCCGCTTGTCGATCTTTCCTTCGACCAATACCCGGCGCTCGGTCAGGCAATCGAATGGGGCATCAACGTCCATCAGGGCCAGGAATGGGGCTTGCTCAACCAGCTCCTGATGCTCATCACCTGCCTGGCGATCGTCCTTTCCTGCGTGACGGCCATCGTCATGTGGTGGAAGCGCCGGCCGACGGGACGTCTCGGCGTGCCGCCAATGCCGCCGCAGAAATCCGTCTATATCGGCCTATGGCTGATCGTGATCATCTTCGGCGCGGCCTTCCCGCTGACCGGCCTAGCCGTCCTTGTCATGCTGTTCTTTGATCAGATTGTCGTGCGCTTCGTGCCGCCACTCCGGCGCTTCTTCTCCTGA
- a CDS encoding carbohydrate ABC transporter permease, translating to MRRSVIPTIAHRLAILCYVVFALFPLFWLLKVSVTPNDLLYTEGVRMWPSRTTWEHYAFVLQHSDFPTFFENSLIVSASTAIAVTICASLSGYALSRFTFRAKYWIVALMLLTQMFPLVMLVAPIFKILTPLHLTNSLTGLVIVYTAFNVPFATFLMQSFFDGIPKDLEEAAMIDGATQFTAFRQIILPLTLPGIAATLGFVFTAAWSELLFALMLINGNQAATFPVGLLTFVSKFSVDFGQMMAAGVMALIPAGLFFLLIQRYLVQGLTAGAVKG from the coding sequence ATGAGACGATCCGTCATCCCCACCATCGCGCATCGCCTGGCAATCCTTTGCTATGTGGTTTTTGCGCTCTTCCCGCTCTTCTGGCTGCTCAAGGTCTCGGTCACGCCCAATGACCTGCTCTATACGGAAGGCGTACGCATGTGGCCGTCGCGCACGACATGGGAGCACTATGCTTTCGTGCTGCAACACAGTGATTTTCCGACATTTTTTGAAAACAGTCTGATCGTTTCCGCATCGACGGCGATCGCAGTGACTATCTGCGCATCGCTTTCCGGCTACGCTCTCTCACGCTTCACCTTCCGCGCCAAATACTGGATCGTGGCCTTGATGCTGCTGACGCAAATGTTCCCGCTGGTCATGCTGGTCGCGCCGATCTTCAAGATTTTGACGCCGCTGCATCTGACGAATAGCCTGACCGGCCTCGTCATCGTCTACACGGCGTTCAACGTGCCTTTCGCCACCTTCCTGATGCAGTCCTTCTTCGACGGCATCCCGAAGGACCTGGAAGAGGCGGCGATGATCGACGGCGCGACGCAGTTCACCGCATTCCGGCAGATCATTCTGCCACTGACGCTGCCCGGCATCGCCGCGACGCTCGGCTTCGTCTTTACCGCCGCCTGGAGCGAGCTGCTGTTCGCCCTGATGCTCATCAACGGCAATCAGGCAGCGACCTTCCCCGTCGGGCTCCTCACCTTCGTTTCGAAGTTCTCCGTGGATTTCGGGCAGATGATGGCAGCGGGCGTCATGGCGCTCATTCCGGCCGGCCTCTTCTTCCTGCTCATCCAGCGTTATCTCGTGCAGGGTCTGACGGCCGGCGCGGTCAAGGGTTAG
- a CDS encoding sugar ABC transporter permease, whose product MTMTADTLDRRHDRRPWPKRLADASEPYLYSAPALILIVAVMLVPLVIGISYAFRDIQLLNPFSGGFIGLEHFRDLSKDTAFYWALKNTLWWTGASVALQFVFGLILALLLDKPFFGRAIVQALVFLPWAVPSFLAGLNWAWLFNPVIGPIPHWLFALGLMKEPGNILSDPQYAMWGPIVANVWWGIPFFAITLLAALQAIPRDLYEAASIDGAGWFQRFRSITLPFLAPTIAITVLLRTVWISNFADLIVVMTGGGPADRTQIVASYIFTQAFRRLDFGYASAIALVLLLLLLAYSMLIILLRQTLLNKD is encoded by the coding sequence ATGACCATGACCGCCGACACGCTCGACAGGCGTCACGACCGCAGGCCGTGGCCAAAGCGCCTTGCCGATGCCTCGGAGCCCTATCTCTACAGCGCCCCCGCGCTCATCCTCATTGTCGCCGTCATGCTGGTGCCGCTGGTGATCGGCATTTCCTACGCGTTTCGCGATATTCAACTGCTCAATCCGTTTTCCGGCGGCTTCATCGGCCTGGAGCATTTTCGCGATCTCTCCAAGGACACGGCTTTCTACTGGGCACTGAAGAATACGCTTTGGTGGACCGGTGCTTCCGTGGCGCTGCAATTCGTCTTCGGGCTGATCCTTGCCCTGTTGCTGGACAAACCGTTTTTCGGCAGGGCGATCGTGCAGGCACTGGTGTTTCTGCCATGGGCGGTCCCCTCCTTCCTTGCCGGCCTCAACTGGGCCTGGCTCTTCAATCCCGTGATCGGGCCTATCCCGCACTGGCTCTTCGCTCTCGGCCTGATGAAGGAGCCCGGCAACATCCTCTCCGACCCGCAATATGCGATGTGGGGACCGATCGTTGCCAATGTCTGGTGGGGCATCCCCTTCTTTGCCATCACGCTGCTGGCTGCCCTCCAGGCGATCCCGCGCGATCTCTATGAAGCCGCTTCGATCGACGGTGCCGGCTGGTTCCAGCGCTTCCGCTCGATCACGCTCCCATTCCTGGCTCCGACGATTGCCATCACCGTCTTGCTACGCACAGTCTGGATCTCGAACTTCGCCGATTTGATCGTCGTGATGACCGGGGGCGGGCCTGCCGATCGTACCCAGATCGTTGCAAGCTACATCTTTACCCAGGCTTTCAGGCGGCTGGATTTCGGTTATGCGTCCGCCATAGCCCTCGTCCTGCTCCTGCTGCTGCTTGCCTATTCCATGCTGATCATCCTGCTGCGGCAGACCCTGCTGAACAAGGATTGA
- the ugpC gene encoding sn-glycerol-3-phosphate ABC transporter ATP-binding protein UgpC: protein MASIDIQNVKKAYGHVQVLHDIDLRIKDGEFVVLVGPSGCGKSTLLRMIAGLEDISGGEIRIANNRVNELHPKDRDIAMVFQSYALYPHMNVAGNMSYSLKLRKMAKDKIGKAVAAAASKLGLDPLLERRPKALSGGQRQRVAMGRAIVRQPKAFLFDEPLSNLDARLREQMRAEIKKLHGDLKATSIYVTHDQIEAMTLADRIVAMHGGVVQQVGSPLELYDRPANLFVAGFIGSPGMNFLDATYETGGLKLKDGTIVPLSAVPNLPAGAKVTLGVRPEHVVLSTDGSGISADAELIEPTGFGIILHLSLHGLPFKVFTLNREVLKAGPKVNVIFPSQHLHVFDSDGRRAG from the coding sequence ATGGCATCGATCGATATCCAGAACGTTAAAAAAGCCTATGGCCACGTGCAGGTGCTGCACGATATCGACCTCAGGATCAAGGATGGCGAGTTCGTCGTTCTCGTCGGCCCTTCCGGCTGCGGCAAGTCCACGCTGCTGAGGATGATCGCCGGGCTTGAAGACATTAGCGGCGGCGAGATCCGCATTGCGAACAACCGCGTCAACGAGCTGCATCCGAAGGATCGCGACATTGCCATGGTGTTCCAATCCTATGCCCTCTATCCGCATATGAACGTCGCCGGCAATATGAGCTACAGCCTCAAGCTTCGTAAGATGGCAAAGGATAAGATCGGAAAGGCCGTCGCCGCAGCAGCATCGAAGCTCGGTCTCGATCCCCTGCTCGAACGCCGTCCGAAGGCGCTTTCCGGTGGCCAGCGCCAGCGCGTCGCCATGGGCCGCGCCATCGTACGCCAACCGAAGGCCTTCCTCTTCGACGAGCCGCTGTCGAACCTCGACGCGCGCCTGCGCGAACAGATGCGGGCCGAAATCAAGAAACTGCATGGCGATCTGAAGGCGACCTCGATCTATGTGACGCATGATCAGATCGAGGCGATGACGCTGGCGGACCGGATTGTCGCCATGCATGGCGGGGTGGTCCAGCAGGTCGGCAGTCCGCTCGAGCTTTACGATCGCCCCGCCAATCTCTTCGTTGCCGGCTTTATCGGCTCTCCGGGGATGAACTTCCTCGACGCGACCTATGAAACAGGCGGTCTGAAGCTGAAGGACGGAACCATCGTCCCGCTTTCGGCAGTACCGAACCTGCCGGCCGGCGCCAAGGTGACACTCGGCGTCCGACCGGAACACGTGGTTTTGTCCACGGACGGCTCCGGCATCAGCGCCGACGCGGAGCTTATCGAGCCGACCGGCTTCGGCATCATTCTCCACCTTTCGCTGCACGGCCTGCCCTTCAAGGTCTTCACGCTCAATCGCGAGGTATTGAAAGCGGGGCCGAAAGTGAATGTGATATTCCCGTCGCAGCATCTGCACGTCTTCGACAGCGACGGACGGCGGGCGGGATAG